One window of Sediminispirochaeta bajacaliforniensis DSM 16054 genomic DNA carries:
- a CDS encoding zinc-dependent alcohol dehydrogenase: MPYMKAIIAIGEGQVKIADDIPMPILGDYEALCKVHACGFCNGTDLQIIDGTLVNGFGGFPTVLGHEGAGEIVALGKRVRHIHIGDRYIHPNLHPNVGNGYSKTHGSMAQYGIINDDRSMLEDGFNAENLPFPRQHKFPSSIDYIDAGVLLSLAECHSAVVNFGVKPEMDILIYGAGPMGIALAMFCGFAGAHVTQIDGVSERLAYAKKVAKVEHTINFNEESVDSILNGICFDMVIDAVGLTTIIYEASNRLKPGGKVGSLGVLKKDDRLVNTALLKNNTSIHMLNFPYGEYAIMDKTIRLITDGTIQPEDFYSHIMPYTEIDKAIGLVRGKKVLKIILTFDD; the protein is encoded by the coding sequence ATGCCTTATATGAAGGCTATCATCGCTATAGGAGAAGGGCAAGTGAAAATTGCCGACGACATTCCTATGCCAATCTTAGGAGATTATGAGGCTTTATGCAAAGTTCATGCTTGTGGTTTCTGTAATGGAACCGACCTTCAGATTATCGACGGAACTTTAGTAAATGGTTTTGGAGGATTTCCGACTGTTTTAGGGCATGAAGGTGCAGGTGAAATTGTTGCGTTGGGGAAAAGGGTCAGGCACATCCATATCGGAGATCGATATATTCATCCCAATCTGCATCCGAATGTTGGGAACGGATATTCAAAAACGCATGGAAGTATGGCTCAATATGGAATTATTAATGATGATCGTTCAATGTTGGAAGATGGGTTTAATGCAGAGAACCTCCCTTTTCCACGCCAGCATAAGTTTCCTTCTTCAATAGACTATATTGATGCGGGAGTTTTACTTTCCTTGGCAGAATGTCATTCTGCTGTCGTAAATTTTGGTGTCAAACCCGAGATGGATATTTTGATTTACGGCGCCGGTCCGATGGGAATAGCATTGGCAATGTTCTGTGGTTTTGCTGGTGCACATGTGACACAGATCGACGGCGTCTCAGAACGCTTGGCCTATGCGAAAAAAGTGGCAAAAGTAGAACATACTATCAATTTTAATGAAGAGTCTGTAGATAGTATTCTAAATGGAATATGCTTTGATATGGTTATTGATGCCGTTGGACTGACGACGATTATCTATGAGGCTAGTAATCGATTAAAGCCGGGAGGAAAGGTCGGATCGCTTGGTGTGCTAAAAAAAGATGATCGTCTAGTAAATACTGCATTACTTAAAAATAATACAAGTATACATATGCTCAATTTCCCGTATGGGGAATATGCAATTATGGATAAAACAATACGACTTATTACCGATGGGACTATACAGCCGGAAGATTTCTATTCACACATAATGCCATATACGGAAATTGACAAGGCAATTGGCTTGGTAAGAGGTAAGAAGGTTTTAAAGATTATTCTTACGTTTGACGACTAA
- a CDS encoding class II fructose-bisphosphate aldolase: protein MALVTLSEVLAIAQKEKIAVPAFNIDNIVIAEAIMEAAENEQSPVILSIGQGVINFGQFYYLSDIAKRLANNSTVPVVLHLDHGISFEQVILCLRAGFTSVMYDGSHYDFSENITTSTAVIRAAHAVGVSVECELGAIQGVEDGISNSHVNLVDLQEVKEFISTVHCDALAVGIGNAHGMYKATPHLDFYRLQACVDAGTPPLVLHGGSGLPDVLIRQAIEIGIRKINVATEIRFAYIKGLGEKIQTNDIYAIEHQAKKHVFEVATKKIRLFLNK from the coding sequence TTCAATATCGATAATATTGTAATTGCAGAAGCGATTATGGAAGCAGCCGAAAATGAGCAATCTCCTGTTATTCTTTCGATTGGACAAGGCGTAATTAATTTTGGCCAGTTTTATTATCTTTCAGATATTGCCAAACGTTTGGCGAACAATAGCACGGTACCAGTTGTCCTGCATTTGGATCACGGCATAAGTTTTGAACAGGTTATTTTATGTCTTCGGGCAGGATTTACCTCTGTAATGTATGACGGATCCCATTATGATTTCTCAGAAAACATAACGACAAGCACTGCTGTAATTCGAGCTGCTCATGCAGTAGGTGTCTCAGTGGAATGTGAACTTGGTGCCATACAAGGAGTTGAAGACGGAATATCGAATAGTCATGTTAATCTTGTTGATCTACAAGAGGTAAAAGAATTTATTTCAACTGTTCATTGTGATGCTCTTGCCGTTGGAATCGGAAATGCTCACGGTATGTATAAGGCTACTCCACATCTTGATTTTTATCGTCTTCAGGCATGTGTTGATGCAGGTACTCCACCTCTTGTTTTGCATGGCGGATCAGGTCTTCCTGATGTGTTGATACGGCAAGCGATAGAAATCGGTATTAGAAAAATAAATGTTGCTACAGAAATACGTTTCGCATATATCAAAGGGTTGGGTGAAAAAATCCAAACAAATGATATCTATGCCATAGAACATCAAGCAAAAAAACATGTTTTCGAAGTGGCCACGAAAAAAATCAGATTATTTCTGAATAAATAG